One window of the Eucalyptus grandis isolate ANBG69807.140 chromosome 8, ASM1654582v1, whole genome shotgun sequence genome contains the following:
- the LOC104415685 gene encoding flavonoid 3',5'-methyltransferase, with translation MGGSEKTKILASEALQKYILETNAYPREHEQLKELREATVQKYQYWSLMNVPADEGQLISMMLKLMNAKKTIEIGVFTGYSLLTTALALPNDGKIIAMDMDKEAYETGLPFIKKAGVDHKINFIHADAFLVQNNLIKNGEEEGDFDFAFVDATKEDYIKYHEILLKLVKIGGVIAYDNVLWFGAVALSEDEEMAEHLRVGRSHLRELNSFLASDPRVECCLLSVGDGLTLCRRLY, from the exons ATGGGAGGCTCGGAAAAGACTAAGATCCTCGCAAGCGAAGCCCTCCAAAAG TACATATTGGAAACGAATGCATATCCGAGAGAGCACGAGCAGCTGAAAGAACTCAGAGAGGCCACAGTTCAGAAGTACCAGTACTG GAGTTTGATGAATGTGCCAGCTGACGAGGGGCAACTGATCTCCATGATGTTGAAGCTTATGAATGCGAAGAAGACCATCGAGATCGGAGTCTTCACCGGCTATTCTCTCCTCACCACCGCACTTGCACTTCCAAACGATGGCAAG ATAATAGCGATGGATATGGATAAGGAGGCTTATGAAACGGGCCTGCCGTTTATCAAGAAAGCCGGAGTTGACCATAAGATCAACTTCATCCATGCAGATGCTTTCTTAGTTCAAAACAACCTTATCAAAAAT ggagaagaagagggggactttgattttgcttttgtgGACGCCACCAAGGAGGACTACATCAAGTACCACGAGATCCTGCTCAAGCTGGTGAAGATCGGAGGGGTGATCGCGTATGACAACGTTCTATGGTTCGGTGCGGTCGCGCTGTCCGAAGATGAAGAGATGGCGGAGCATCTGAGGGTCGGGAGAAGCCACCTCAGGGAGCTGAACAGCTTCCTGGCGAGCGATCCGCGCGTTGAGTGCTGTCTTCTTTCCGTTGGAGACGGCCTCACGCTCTGTAGGCGCCTCTACTAG
- the LOC104415684 gene encoding cytochrome P450 78A5 — protein sequence MMNFLLLVKLTFLLIFSSLMVGQSSYLPLILSLLSLFPSLLHYFLVPGGFAWRNHRHEGHSKLKGPIGWPFVGSMPQMASSLAHRKLASMAASLGAKSLMALSLGPTPVIISSDPDTAKEILHHSSFSDRPVKESARSLMFERAIGFAPLGTYWRHLRWVAVSHMFSPRRVGGFAELRGHIAEEMSARVWREMGERGFVELRGVLQGGSQRNMLVSVFGSEIGLEREMLLSNMVSEGYELIAKFNLEDHIPLRFLDFHGVKRRCRELATKVKSVVGQIVEERRRGGDFHGGNDFLSALLSLPQEDRLSDSDMVAVLWEMIFRGTDTVAILLEWIMARMVLHPEIQAKVQQELDAHVDQDRHVQDSDIPNLPYLQAIVKEALRMHPPGPLLSWARLAVHDVHIGKTFVPAGTTAMVNMWAITHDPIIWKDPCTFRPDRFIEEDVSVMGSDMRLAPFGAGRRVCPGRVMGLAVVQLWLARLLHQFKWVPTKPLDLSECLRLSLEMKTPLVCRAIPRLGSVTS from the exons ATGATGAACTTCCTCTTGCTGGTAAAACTCACTTTCTTGTTGATTTTCTCCTCTCTTATGGTAGGCCAATCTTCATATCTTCCACTTATTCTCTcactactctctctcttcccttccttGTTGCACTACTTTTTGGTCCCCGGTGGATTTGCATGGAGGAATCACCGCCATGAAGGTCACTCGAAGCTCAAGGGACCAATTGGTTGGCCTTTTGTGGGAAGCATGCCTCAAATGGCTTCTTCACTCGCTCATAGAAAATTAGCATCCATGGCAGCTTCACTTGGTGCGAAGAGCCTCATGGCACTTAGCCTCGGCCCGACCCCGGTAATCATTAGTAGTGACCCCGACACCGCCAAGGAAATCCTCCACCACTCATCCTTCTCGGACCGCCCCGTGAAGGAATCGGCCCGCTCACTCATGTTCGAGCGGGCCATCGGGTTCGCCCCCTTGGGGACATATTGGCGTCACCTTCGCTGGGTTGCGGTGAGCCACATGTTCTCCCCGAGGAGGGTCGGTGGCTTTGCGGAGCTCCGGGGGCATATAGCCGAGGAAATGTCGGCGAGGGTGTGGAGGGagatgggagagagagggtttgTGGAACTGAGAGGGGTATTGCAAGGGGGCTCTCAGAGGAACATGTTGGTGAGTGTGTTTGGGAGTGAGATAGGGTTGGAAAGAGAGATGTTGTTGAGCAATATGGTCAGTGAAGGGTATGAGTTGATAGCGAAATTCAACTTGGAGGACCATATTCCGCTGAGGTTCTTGGACTTTCACGGCGTGAAGAGAAGGTGCCGTGAACTTGCCACTAAGGTCAAGAGCGTGGTGGGTCAGATCGTTGAAGAAAGGCGAAGAGGTGGGGATTTTCATGGCGGCAATGATTTTCTCAGTGCCTTGCTATCTTTACCTCAAGAGGACCGGCTGAGTGATTCTGACATGGTTGCTGTTCTGTGG GAGATGATATTTCGTGGAACGGATACGGTGGCTATTCTTCTTGAGTGGATCATGGCGAGAATGGTTCTGCACCCAGAGATCCAAGCTAAAGTCCAACAGGAGCTCGACGCGCATGTTGATCAAGATCGGCATGTTCAAGATTCAGACATCCCGAACCTGCCTTACCTCCAAGCCATAGTGAAGGAAGCCCTTCGGATGCACCCTCCGGGTCCACTTCTCTCGTGGGCCCGCCTGGCAGTCCATGATGTCCACATAGGCAAGACCTTTGTCCCGGCCGGCACAACGGCGATGGTCAACATGTGGGCAATAACCCACGACCCGATCATATGGAAGGACCCGTGCACCTTTAGGCCTGACCGGTTCATCGAGGAGGATGTGTCGGTCATGGGCTCGGACATGAGGCTCGCCCCGTTCGGCGCGGGTAGGAGGGTGTGCCCCGGCAGGGTTATGGGTTTGGCTGTGGTGCAACTGTGGCTCGCACGGCTTCTTCATCAGTTCAAGTGGGTTCCGACAAAGCCCTTGGATCTTTCAGAATGCTTGAGGCTTTCCTTGGAGATGAAGACCCCATTGGTTTGCCGTGCCATCCCTCGTCTCGGATCAGTCACCTCATGA